Sequence from the Nerophis lumbriciformis linkage group LG34, RoL_Nlum_v2.1, whole genome shotgun sequence genome:
ggtttaactcttatcttactgacaggatgcaatgcgtctcccataataatgtgacctcggactatgttaaggtaacgtgcggagttcctcagggttcggttcttggccctgcactctttagtatgtacatgctgccgctaggcgacatcatacgcaaatacggtgttagctttcattgttatgctgatgacaccaactctacatgcccctaaagctgaccaacacgccggattgtagtcagctggaggcgtgtcttaatgaaattaaacaatggatgtccgctaacttcttgcaactcaacgccaagaaaacggaaatgctgattatcggtcctgctaaacaccgacatttatttaataataccaccttaacatttgacaaccaaacaattacacaaggcgaatcagtaaagaatctgggtattattttcgacccaactctctcctttgagtcacacattaagagtgttactaaaacggccttctttcatctccgtaatattgctaaaattcgttccattttgtccactagcgacgctgagatcattattcatgcgttcgttacgtctcgtctcgactactgtaacgtattattttcgggtctccctatttctagcattaaaagattacaattggtacaaaatgcggctgctagacttttgacaagaacaagaaagtttgatcatattacgcctatactggctcacctgcactggcttcctgtgcacttaagatgtgactttaaggttttactacttacgtataaaatactacacggtctagctccgtcctatcttgtcgattgcattgtaccatatgtcccggcaagaaatttgcgttcaaagaactccggcttattagtgattcccagagccccaaaaaagtctgcgggctatagagcgttttctattcgggctccagtactatggaatgccctcccggtaacaattagagatgctacctcagtagaagcatttaagtcccatcttaacactcatttgtatactctagcctttaaatagcccccctgttagaccagttgatctgccgtttcttttcttttctcctctgctccccttttccttgaggggggggggggcacaggtccggtggccatggatgaagtgctggctgtccagagtcgggacccggggtggaccgctcgcctttgcatcggctgggaacatctctgcgctgctgacccgtctccgctcgggatggtgtcctgctggccccactatggactggactcttactattatgttggatccactatggactggactctcactatattatgtcagacccactagacatccattgctttcagtctcccctagaggggggggttacccacatatgcggtcctctccaaggtttctcatagtcattcacatcgacgtcccactggggtgagtttttccttgcccttatgtgggctttgtaccgaggatgtcgttgtggcttgtgcagccctttgagacacttgtgatttagggctatataaataaagattgattgattgattgattgatataaacaGGAAGTAGGGAGGAAGTgggtgaacaaaaaaaaaaaacccttctGCATTTGCAGTAAGTTCCCCAACAAAGACAGTGACTAAAATAATTCAAGTGAATAGTTTATTAACTAATAATTCCAACATTATCTACACAACTCTTGGCAGCTCACAGCTGGATGCCACCCTCACCGAAAGAGCATCATCTTCGCACTGTCCCGCGCTATTTTGCACTTTGCTCCCCAACTCCATCCTTGGGAGTGAATCCTGGATCTGGGGAGCTTGCAAGCCCCGATACGTCCCAAAGTTCTGTGGGAGTCGCTCCGTGGCGCCGAGCCCACTTGGAGGGATCGTCGTGCCACGCGGATGCAAGCGTGCCTTGTTCCGCTCCCGGGGATGGATCGCCGGGCGGTCGGGAATGAGACTTATGGAAATCGGATTCGTGGTTGCTGCGCGTGGAATATGTCGCTATCTTCAAAGTCATACAACACGGCGCTGATCAGACCAAATGCTTTTTTCAAATTTGCATAGAAACATACTTGATATCTTAGAAAAATAAATCTATTTATAAATTAAATAGATCTCAACTGCTCGAAAAGGTAAAGTGTCCATGACGAAAATGCTTTGGCCGCAGGTTTGAAAACCAAAAATATTGAACTATACTGCGGCTCAGCCTTCATTTCCATGTGTAAGTCTGAGGGCATCGTGGAGGTTCTTCCATGTATCCAGCATCAACGTTGTTCACGTCAAAATCAGGCTTTTTAAGAGTCCGACAAATTCCCCTGATCAACAGGGCCAGTGTCGCCCCGATGCCGGCAACGGCCATGAGCGTTTTCCTCACTGCGGACTCTGGGTCAGCTTCCTGAAAGAACTCTACAAAACCATCCTGCGGGAAAAGTAATCAGTTAGTCTGGAGTCCTGAGGAGCAGTGACACGTAGCCTTCGCAGGCGTTACACAATGCCTGGCTGTGACTCACTCACCCATGAATTGTTTTTCACTAGCCAGTTTCGTTGGTGTTCCAGCAGGAACGAAGAGATCTCCTGGGCCACCAGGGGCACACAGTGTCCCCTGTCTTTGTTCTTCAGGTACTGGGACAGCACCGCCCCGAACGCCACCAGACTGGCAATGCGGCCCCAGTTTGTGGTCCCATCTGAGAAGAGGCTCTTTGCTACTGAACCCACAAAGTCCATGTTGTCCCCTTTCTGGTCCAGACAAAGAGTTTTGAGCATaccttgaaaaataaataaataaagggtgtCATTTACTGAAATTCACATTTGACATGTATGTTACATCTCCACTCCTTTGTTTTCGCTTgtggtattttttgttttaaaaggtAATTGTTAAATCACATCCTGTATTAATTTGACAGTTGATCAAATACATGTTTAAAACTATATCTGGGTTTCTGCCGGTatcagataataaataaatgataaatgggttgtacttgtatagcgcttttctaccttcaaggtactcaaagcgctttgacactacttccacatttacccattcacacacacattcacacactgatggagggagctgccatgcaaggcgctaaccagcacccatcaggagcaagggtgaagtgtcttgctcaggacacaacagacatgacgaggttggtactaggtggggattgaaccagggaccctcgggtcgcgcacggccactcttccactgcgccacgccgtccctcagaTGCTTtgtaatgcaacttaaaactaatttaatgcccatgtcctactgcaaatcgtatatatatatatacatagtcaaAATCATACAATTCTTAGCATTTGACAATAATAATCTTCAATGGTTGGAAAGATTACAGCACTATTCTAATCCCAatatataataatgcaagtaacccttgCAGAGAAATGTTCATTACTGCACTATTTACAATTGTAATTGGAAGATCAGTAACTTATTCAtgcaaaattaattaattagggCTGCGACTAACGATTAATTCGACAATCGATTAAtggtcgattaataatcggataaaagagacaaactacatttctagtattttattgaaaaaaaaactggcTCCATACTtattttcattattgtttctcagctgtttctacatgttacagtttataaataaaggtttataaaataaaaaaaacattttaaaaaacaaaataaaaaaataagcccctgcgcatgcgcatagatccaacgaatcgatgacaaaattaatcggcaacaatttgtataatcgattagttgttgcagccctagtataaataaatactgtaaaaAGCTGTTAGCAAAAActgcacttcaataaatattgaacatctttaaGTGCAGTTATATTTCCTTATAGGGACAAACTGGGAAGGGAGGTTTTGTTCTAAATTACAATTGTATGAACTTTAAAAGGCCTTTAAACTTGGCATTTCATGTTTTTTATTCCATTTAAATACTTCAAGGGTTGTATTAACCTGTGGAATCCCTGTACATTAAGATGGTTTCGAAAAACAAATGcttatgtaacctatttttatgggctttcctcttggtgatgttaagttcctgttatacgctgtcatacagtatatgccttgagctcttattttgaaggcgctaagagcggaagtgaggtcacgttgttggagtggagcgaaggttttgaa
This genomic interval carries:
- the LOC133576331 gene encoding induced myeloid leukemia cell differentiation protein Mcl-1 homolog gives rise to the protein MKRVVRNVLEKHRYKYNGMLKTLCLDQKGDNMDFVGSVAKSLFSDGTTNWGRIASLVAFGAVLSQYLKNKDRGHCVPLVAQEISSFLLEHQRNWLVKNNSWDGFVEFFQEADPESAVRKTLMAVAGIGATLALLIRGICRTLKKPDFDVNNVDAGYMEEPPRCPQTYTWK